One window of Quercus robur chromosome 5, dhQueRobu3.1, whole genome shotgun sequence genomic DNA carries:
- the LOC126729163 gene encoding cyclin-D3-2-like yields MAEEEAKTHDHFSCLNDLSCNEDNVSAIEQPLINNHWPQFLVELDEQLDKQYCWLHILLSKEDETHAKLSSCFLKADMSLIIISARQEAVKWILAVNSYHDFSAFTAVLSVNYLDQFLLSFQSRSDMPMKPWMVQLAAVACLSLAAKVVEIHVPLLFDLQVEKSEYLFRPKSIQKMELLVLSLLDWKMNPAIPLSFMNHIIKMVPLGDHQHLEFSALFNHRVLSLLSDFKLVHYRPSVISAAVTLHVMKHMDVGGSNLDSCMNELCGTLQFNKEKLEACYQLIRTSLANGNNY; encoded by the exons ATGGctgaagaagaagcaaagacTCATGATCACTTCTCTTGTCTCAATGACCTTTCCTGCAACGAAGATAACGTGAGTGCTATTGAACAGCCACTGATTAATAATCATTGGCCACAATTTTTAGTGGAACTGGATGAGCAGCTTGACAAGCAATATTGTTGGCTACATATTCTGTTATCTAAGGAAGACGAGACCCATGCCAAGCTCTCTTCCTGCTTTCTAAAAGCCGATATGTCTCTCATCATCATTTCAGCTCGTCAAGAGGCCGTAAAGTGGATTTTGGCTGTCAATTCTTACCATGATTTCTCTGCCTTCACTGCAGTTTTGTCAGTTAACTATCTTGATCAATTTCTACTCAGTTTTCAGTCAAGGAGTGACATGCCCATGAAGCCTTGGATGGTGCAGTTAGCTGCTGTAGCTTGTCTTTCTTTAGCAGCTAAAGTTGTGGAGATCCACGTTCCTCTTCTCTTTGATCTCCAA GTTGAGAAATCGGAATATTTGTTTAGGCCAAAGTCAATCCAAAAAATGGAACTGTTGGTGCTCTCGCTGCTAGATTGGAAGATGAACCCAGCCATCCCACTTTCTTTCATGAACCACATTATCAAAATGGTTCCCTTGGGAGATCACCAGCATTTGGAGTTCTCTGCATTATTTAATCATCGTGTTCTTTCTCTGCTCAGTGATTTTAAACTAGTGCATTATCGGCCATCTGTAATTTCTGCAGCCGTAACACTTCATGTGATGAAGCATATGGATGTTGGAGGTTCGAATTTGGATTCCTGCATGAATGAACTCTGTGGTACTCTTCAGTTCAACAAAGAGAAACTCGAGGCATGTTATCAACTCATCCGGACTTCTTTAGCAAATGGCAATAACTACTAG